One Streptomyces lincolnensis genomic region harbors:
- a CDS encoding FAD-dependent oxidoreductase: MNSGLGDEIVVVGGGVVGLTTAVVLAERGRRVRVWSRDPVEGTTSAVAGALWWPYHIEPVALARAWALRSLDVYEELAARPEETGVRMVEGVLGEADPDAADAWVTDRLPGLRATTAEEYAGTGTWVRLPLIDMPAHLPWLRDRFVAAGGTIEARTVADLAEVDAPVVVNCTGLAARELVPDPSVRPVRGQLVVVENPGIHTFVVSTDADGEMAYFFPQPGRLLLGGTAVEDEWSTEPDPVTAAAIVRRCAALRPEIAGARVLEHRVGLRPARDAVRLEREPLSGGRVLVHNYGHGGAGVTVAWGCAEEAAGLAASP; this comes from the coding sequence ATGAACAGCGGGCTGGGCGACGAGATCGTGGTGGTCGGGGGCGGGGTCGTCGGGCTGACGACGGCCGTGGTCCTGGCCGAGCGGGGCCGACGGGTGCGGGTGTGGTCGCGGGACCCGGTCGAGGGGACCACCTCGGCCGTTGCCGGGGCGCTGTGGTGGCCGTACCACATCGAGCCGGTCGCGCTCGCGCGGGCGTGGGCGCTGCGCTCGCTCGACGTGTACGAGGAGTTGGCGGCGCGGCCCGAGGAGACCGGCGTACGCATGGTCGAAGGGGTACTGGGCGAGGCCGATCCGGACGCGGCCGACGCCTGGGTGACGGACCGGCTGCCGGGGCTGCGGGCGACGACGGCCGAGGAGTACGCCGGCACGGGGACCTGGGTCCGGCTGCCGCTGATCGACATGCCGGCTCATCTGCCGTGGCTGCGGGACCGGTTCGTGGCGGCGGGCGGGACGATCGAGGCGCGCACGGTGGCGGATCTCGCCGAGGTGGACGCGCCGGTGGTGGTCAACTGCACCGGGCTGGCCGCCCGCGAGCTCGTGCCGGATCCCTCCGTACGGCCGGTGCGCGGGCAGCTGGTCGTCGTGGAGAACCCCGGGATCCACACCTTCGTGGTCTCCACGGACGCGGACGGGGAGATGGCGTACTTCTTCCCGCAGCCCGGCCGGCTCCTGCTGGGCGGCACGGCGGTCGAGGACGAGTGGTCGACCGAGCCGGATCCGGTCACGGCGGCGGCGATCGTACGGCGGTGCGCGGCGCTGCGGCCGGAGATCGCCGGGGCGCGGGTGCTGGAGCACCGGGTGGGGCTCCGGCCCGCCCGGGACGCGGTCCGGCTGGAGCGCGAACCGCTGTCCGGCGGGCGGGTGCTGGTGCACAACTACGGTCACGGCGGTGCGGGCGTGACCGTGGCGTGGGGCTGTGCGGAGGAGGCGGCGGGACTCGCCGCCTCCCCCTGA
- a CDS encoding oxidoreductase encodes MSAEYATFGLAPAMRAGGVLANGDYQVHRDFVDFIVDGRPLLFQLSDLDAVSPLASDVPPAIFTAQVRSLLLETDAPLPDGRFVVYGCPECEDLMCGAVTAVIERDGEDFIWRDFAWQTDQHADLELNGYHGIGPFRFRGPEYRQALAGLLGDAVGTRRRVLLIGSRVALLGKLAAALRTIGIGADITDGAQDVPPDELRAYGAVAFGRSAGEEQRAAVRRSFDRAGVEVAYVEGLAPIVPLLVAQIEHALDRSPVEQRRLTRLVAADGEAGVEITSPCRVQLTAYRLDRLYRTHTHELFDGVLEPGRHRIALDGKAVKGEAFVVARTSGSVLVEAMAR; translated from the coding sequence ATGTCTGCCGAGTATGCGACCTTCGGCCTGGCACCGGCGATGCGTGCCGGTGGAGTCCTCGCCAACGGTGACTACCAGGTGCACCGGGACTTCGTGGACTTCATCGTCGACGGACGCCCGCTGCTCTTCCAACTCTCCGACCTCGACGCCGTCTCCCCCCTCGCCTCCGACGTCCCACCCGCGATCTTCACCGCCCAGGTCCGCAGCCTCCTGCTGGAGACGGACGCCCCGCTTCCGGACGGCCGCTTCGTCGTCTACGGCTGTCCCGAATGCGAGGACCTGATGTGCGGAGCCGTCACCGCCGTCATCGAACGGGACGGCGAGGACTTCATCTGGCGGGACTTCGCCTGGCAGACCGACCAGCACGCCGACCTGGAGCTCAACGGCTACCACGGCATCGGGCCCTTCCGCTTCCGCGGCCCCGAGTACCGGCAGGCGCTGGCCGGCCTGCTCGGTGACGCCGTCGGCACCCGTCGCCGGGTCCTGCTGATCGGCTCCCGGGTCGCCCTGCTGGGCAAACTCGCCGCGGCCCTGCGCACCATCGGCATCGGCGCCGACATCACCGACGGTGCCCAGGACGTTCCCCCCGACGAACTCCGTGCCTACGGCGCCGTCGCCTTCGGCCGCTCGGCCGGCGAGGAGCAGCGGGCCGCCGTACGCCGTTCCTTCGACCGCGCGGGAGTCGAGGTGGCCTACGTCGAGGGCCTCGCCCCGATCGTGCCGCTCCTCGTCGCCCAGATCGAGCACGCCCTCGACCGCAGCCCCGTCGAACAGCGCCGCCTGACCCGTCTGGTGGCCGCCGATGGCGAGGCGGGCGTCGAGATCACCTCCCCGTGCCGGGTCCAGCTCACCGCCTACCGCCTCGACCGCCTCTACCGCACCCACACCCACGAGCTCTTCGACGGCGTCCTGGAACCGGGCCGCCACCGCATCGCACTGGACGGGAAGGCGGTGAAGGGGGAGGCGTTCGTGGTGGCACGGACCTCGGGGAGCGTGCTGGTCGAGGCGATGGCCCGGTGA
- a CDS encoding ABC-F family ATP-binding cassette domain-containing protein: MTATLVAKNLAAGHGDRSLFAGLDLVVAPGDVIGLVGANGAGKSTLLRMLAGLSTPEEGELRLSPPTATVGHLPQEPERRPGESVRDFLARRTGVAEAQRVMDEATQALVDGAPGADDAYATSLERWLDLGGADLDERAEEVADSLGLAVDLDQPMTSLSGGQAARAGLASLLLSRYDVFLLDEPTNDLDLDGLERLERFVSGLRAGTVVVSHDREFLTRTVTKVLELDLAQQRINLYGGGYEAYLEEREVARRHARDDFEEYADKKSALQERAQVQRSWMDKGVKNARRKAGNDNDKIGRKFRSEASEKQAAKARQTQRMIERLDVVEEPRKEWDLRMEIASAPRSGAVVATLRDAEVRRGDFVLGPVSLQIDWADRIAVTGANGAGKSTLLGALLGRVPLDAGSASLGSGVLIGEVDQARKLFHGPEPLLDAFCAAVPDTEPAEVRTLLAKFGLKAAHVLRPAATLSPGERTRAALSLLQGRGVNLLVLDEPTNHLDLPAIEQLESALDAYEGTLLLVTHDRRMLDAVHVTRRLKVANGKVTER; encoded by the coding sequence ATGACTGCCACTCTCGTCGCCAAGAACCTCGCCGCCGGGCACGGCGACCGCTCCCTGTTCGCCGGGCTCGACCTCGTCGTCGCGCCCGGTGACGTGATCGGGCTGGTCGGAGCCAACGGCGCGGGCAAGTCCACCCTGCTGCGCATGCTCGCCGGACTGAGCACACCGGAGGAGGGCGAGCTCAGGCTGTCCCCGCCGACCGCGACCGTCGGCCACCTCCCGCAGGAGCCCGAGCGCCGCCCCGGCGAGAGCGTGCGGGACTTCCTGGCCCGCCGCACCGGCGTGGCCGAGGCCCAGCGGGTGATGGACGAGGCCACCCAGGCACTGGTCGACGGCGCGCCCGGCGCCGACGACGCCTACGCCACCAGCCTGGAGCGCTGGCTCGACCTCGGCGGCGCCGACCTCGACGAACGGGCCGAGGAGGTCGCCGACTCGCTCGGCCTGGCGGTGGACCTGGACCAGCCGATGACCTCCCTGTCCGGCGGCCAGGCGGCCCGCGCGGGCCTCGCCTCCCTCCTGCTCTCCCGCTACGACGTCTTCCTCCTCGACGAGCCGACCAACGACCTCGACCTGGACGGCCTGGAGCGCCTGGAGCGGTTCGTCTCCGGCCTGCGCGCCGGCACCGTCGTCGTCAGCCACGACCGCGAGTTCCTCACCCGCACCGTCACCAAGGTCCTCGAACTCGACCTCGCCCAACAGCGGATCAACCTCTACGGCGGCGGCTACGAGGCCTATCTGGAGGAGCGCGAGGTCGCGCGCCGGCACGCCCGCGACGACTTCGAGGAGTACGCCGACAAGAAGTCCGCCCTCCAGGAGCGGGCCCAGGTCCAGCGTTCCTGGATGGACAAGGGCGTGAAGAACGCGCGCCGCAAGGCGGGCAACGACAACGACAAGATCGGCCGCAAGTTCCGCAGCGAGGCCAGCGAGAAGCAGGCCGCGAAGGCCCGCCAGACCCAGCGCATGATCGAGCGCCTCGATGTCGTCGAGGAACCGCGCAAGGAGTGGGACCTGCGCATGGAGATCGCCTCGGCCCCGCGCTCCGGCGCGGTCGTCGCGACCCTCAGGGACGCGGAGGTGCGGCGCGGCGACTTCGTGCTCGGGCCGGTGAGCCTCCAGATCGACTGGGCGGACCGGATCGCGGTCACCGGCGCGAACGGCGCGGGCAAGTCGACCCTGCTCGGCGCCCTGCTGGGCCGTGTCCCGCTCGACGCGGGCAGCGCCTCGCTCGGCTCGGGTGTGCTGATCGGCGAGGTCGACCAGGCCCGCAAGCTCTTCCACGGGCCCGAACCCCTGCTCGACGCCTTCTGCGCGGCGGTCCCCGACACGGAACCGGCCGAGGTCCGCACCCTCCTGGCCAAGTTCGGCCTCAAGGCGGCCCACGTCCTGCGCCCGGCGGCGACCCTCTCCCCGGGCGAACGCACCAGGGCCGCGCTCTCCCTGCTCCAGGGCCGGGGCGTCAACCTCCTGGTCCTCGACGAGCCCACCAACCACCTCGACCTGCCGGCCATCGAACAGCTGGAGTCGGCCCTCGACGCCTACGAGGGCACCCTGCTCCTGGTCACCCACGACCGCCGCATGCTCGACGCGGTCCACGTGACCCGCCGCCTGAAGGTCGCGAACGGCAAGGTGACCGAACGCTAG
- a CDS encoding putative glycolipid-binding domain-containing protein, whose protein sequence is MAASHVISWEVSASKGFETAWVDLGEKTLRGHGRAVGTTPEPYWISYALDTADGFVTRRLLVEAATERGTRVLDLRHDGAGRWTANGERIAGVDGALDCDLGLCPLTNTMPMLRHGLHRASGEREFLMAWVRVPELTVEVSRQTYTCLGDGLVRFTSGDFRADLVVDGDGFVVDYPGLATRLTSV, encoded by the coding sequence ATGGCCGCGTCACATGTCATCAGCTGGGAAGTGTCGGCGAGCAAAGGGTTCGAGACCGCCTGGGTCGATCTCGGCGAGAAGACCCTGAGGGGGCACGGACGGGCGGTCGGGACGACGCCGGAGCCGTACTGGATCTCGTACGCGCTCGACACCGCCGACGGTTTCGTGACGCGTCGGCTGCTCGTGGAGGCCGCCACCGAGCGCGGCACCCGGGTGCTCGACCTGCGCCATGACGGCGCGGGGCGCTGGACGGCGAACGGCGAGCGGATCGCCGGGGTCGACGGCGCTCTCGACTGCGACCTGGGGCTGTGTCCGCTCACCAACACCATGCCCATGCTGCGGCACGGGCTGCACCGGGCGTCCGGTGAGCGGGAGTTCCTCATGGCCTGGGTGCGGGTGCCCGAGCTGACCGTGGAGGTGTCGCGGCAGACCTACACCTGTCTCGGCGACGGGCTGGTGCGCTTCACGTCCGGCGACTTCCGGGCCGATCTCGTCGTCGACGGGGACGGCTTCGTCGTGGACTATCCGGGACTGGCGACCCGGCTGACGTCCGTCTAG
- a CDS encoding Tex family protein produces MTTPGSIEVGSIEGRIAEELGVRERQVKAAVELLDGGSTVPFIARYRKEATEMLDDAQLRTLEERLRYLRELEERRAAILDSVREQGKLTEELEARIRAAETKARLEDIYLPFKPKRRTKAQIAREAGLEPLAEGLLTDPTVEPLAAAAAFVDADKGVADLQAALDGARAILTERFSEDADLIGELRERMWVRGRLAAKVRDGKEEAGAKFADYFDFAEPFTALPSHRVLAMLRGEKEEVLDLVLEPEEATEGPSSYEGMVAHRFGITDRGRPADKWLQDTVRWAWRTRILVHLGIDLRMRLRTAAEDDAVQVFAANLRDLLLAAPAGTRTTLGLDPGFRTGVKVAVVDATGKVVATDVIHPHVPANRWDEAIAKLARLAQEHAVELIAIGNGTASRETDKLAGDLITRHPELKLTKVMVSEAGASVYSASAFASQELPDMDVSLRGAVSIARRLQDPLAELVKIDPKSIGVGQYQHDLSEVKLSRSLDAVVEDCVNGVGVDVNTASAPLLSRVSGITSGLAENIVAHRDANGPFKSRTQLKAVPRLGPKAYEQCAGFLRIRGGDDPLDSSSVHPEAYPVVRRMVKTAGQEVASLIGNTGVLRSLTPQQFVDETFGLPTVTDILRELEKPGRDPRPAFKTATFKEGVEKISDLSSGMVLEGVVTNVAAFGAFIDVGVHQDGLAHVSALSKTFVKDPRDVVKPGDIVKVKVLDVDIPRKRISLTLRLDDEAAPKEQGQQGAGGERRQRGGRPPQQRQQRQQRQGGQGSQGGGSRQAPPPANSAMADALRKAGLLDPKKR; encoded by the coding sequence GTGACGACACCCGGATCCATCGAAGTAGGGTCCATCGAAGGCAGGATCGCCGAGGAACTCGGCGTACGGGAGCGGCAGGTCAAGGCCGCCGTGGAGTTGCTGGACGGCGGTTCCACGGTTCCCTTCATCGCCCGCTACCGCAAGGAAGCGACCGAGATGCTCGACGACGCGCAGCTGCGCACGCTCGAGGAACGGCTGCGCTATCTGCGGGAGCTGGAGGAGCGGCGGGCGGCGATCCTCGACTCGGTGCGCGAGCAGGGCAAGCTCACCGAGGAGCTTGAGGCGCGGATCCGGGCCGCGGAGACCAAGGCGCGCCTGGAGGACATCTACCTGCCGTTCAAGCCCAAGCGGCGCACCAAGGCGCAGATCGCCCGTGAGGCCGGTCTGGAGCCGCTGGCCGAGGGCCTGCTCACCGACCCGACGGTGGAGCCGCTCGCCGCGGCGGCCGCCTTCGTGGACGCCGACAAGGGGGTCGCCGACCTCCAGGCCGCCCTCGACGGCGCCCGGGCGATCCTCACCGAACGCTTCTCGGAGGACGCCGACCTGATCGGCGAGCTGCGCGAGCGCATGTGGGTCCGCGGGCGGCTGGCCGCCAAGGTGCGGGACGGCAAGGAGGAGGCGGGCGCCAAGTTCGCCGACTACTTCGACTTCGCCGAGCCCTTCACCGCACTCCCCTCGCACCGTGTTCTGGCGATGCTGCGCGGCGAGAAGGAGGAGGTCCTCGACCTCGTCCTGGAGCCGGAGGAGGCGACCGAGGGCCCTTCGTCCTACGAGGGGATGGTGGCCCACCGGTTCGGGATCACCGACCGCGGCCGCCCGGCCGACAAGTGGCTCCAGGACACGGTCCGCTGGGCCTGGCGCACCCGCATCCTGGTGCACCTCGGCATCGACCTGAGGATGCGGCTGCGCACGGCCGCCGAGGACGACGCCGTCCAGGTGTTCGCGGCCAACCTCCGCGACCTGCTGCTCGCCGCCCCGGCCGGCACGCGCACGACGCTGGGCCTGGACCCCGGGTTCCGCACCGGCGTGAAGGTCGCCGTGGTCGACGCCACCGGCAAGGTCGTCGCGACGGACGTCATCCACCCGCACGTCCCGGCCAACCGGTGGGACGAGGCGATCGCCAAGCTGGCGCGGCTGGCCCAGGAGCACGCGGTCGAGCTGATCGCGATCGGCAACGGCACCGCCTCCCGCGAGACGGACAAGCTGGCCGGTGACCTCATCACCAGGCATCCCGAGTTGAAGCTCACCAAGGTGATGGTGTCCGAGGCGGGCGCCTCCGTGTACTCCGCGTCCGCGTTCGCCTCGCAGGAGCTGCCCGACATGGACGTGTCGCTGCGCGGCGCCGTCTCGATCGCGCGCCGGCTCCAGGACCCGCTGGCCGAACTGGTCAAGATCGACCCGAAGTCGATCGGTGTCGGCCAGTACCAGCACGATCTGTCCGAGGTGAAGCTGTCGCGTTCACTGGACGCGGTGGTGGAGGACTGTGTGAACGGCGTGGGCGTCGACGTGAACACGGCGTCCGCCCCGCTGCTCTCCCGGGTCTCCGGCATCACCTCCGGGCTCGCGGAGAACATCGTGGCGCACCGCGACGCCAACGGCCCGTTCAAGTCCCGCACCCAGCTCAAGGCCGTGCCGCGGCTGGGCCCGAAGGCGTACGAGCAGTGCGCGGGCTTCCTCAGGATCCGCGGCGGCGACGATCCGCTGGACTCCTCCAGCGTCCACCCCGAGGCCTACCCGGTCGTCCGGCGCATGGTGAAGACCGCCGGCCAGGAGGTGGCCTCGCTGATCGGCAACACCGGGGTGCTGCGCTCGCTGACGCCGCAGCAGTTCGTGGACGAGACCTTCGGTCTGCCGACCGTGACGGACATCCTCAGGGAGCTGGAGAAGCCCGGGCGCGACCCGCGTCCCGCCTTCAAGACGGCCACCTTCAAGGAGGGCGTCGAGAAGATCTCCGACCTGTCGTCCGGGATGGTCCTGGAGGGGGTCGTGACGAACGTGGCGGCCTTCGGGGCGTTCATCGACGTCGGCGTCCACCAGGACGGGCTGGCGCATGTGTCCGCGCTGTCGAAGACGTTCGTGAAGGACCCGCGCGATGTGGTCAAGCCCGGTGACATCGTCAAGGTGAAGGTGCTGGACGTCGACATTCCGCGCAAGCGGATCTCGTTGACGCTGCGGCTCGACGACGAGGCGGCGCCGAAGGAGCAGGGTCAGCAGGGCGCGGGGGGCGAGCGTCGGCAGCGTGGCGGGCGTCCGCCTCAGCAGCGCCAGCAACGGCAGCAGCGCCAGGGCGGTCAGGGCAGTCAGGGCGGTGGGTCGCGGCAGGCTCCGCCGCCGGCCAACAGTGCGATGGCCGATGCCCTGCGCAAGGCCGGGCTGCTCGATCCCAAGAAGCGGTAG
- a CDS encoding LPFR motif small protein produces the protein MFRAIADVLRQIGGAIATVVTLPFRALARLFGGASGSTRSRRA, from the coding sequence GTGTTCCGAGCGATCGCAGACGTACTGCGCCAGATCGGTGGGGCCATCGCCACTGTCGTGACCCTGCCGTTCCGCGCGCTGGCCCGCCTCTTCGGCGGGGCCTCGGGCTCGACCCGCAGCCGCCGGGCCTGA
- a CDS encoding SCO6745 family protein — MTTVALEPRAARRCHTMLNSLHSTHYFSPDLGRELGALGVTHPRAVNFAVRAAALGPVGAGTVTATFYNYKHELVAEHVPAVWTTATPEQVLAARARAVDVTLRRLLGEETVACADMAEAARLALRAAEACSRSARPLYSAHADLPVPEEPHLAYWHAATLLREHRGDGHLAVLMAVGLDGLEAMVTHTATGKGMTPKWVSGTRGWTREDWDAAVGRLRERGVLDESGELTEQGRVLREEIEQETDRLDRAPYEHLGADGVTRLTELGAGFARTALAAGAFPADLIGKN; from the coding sequence ATGACTACCGTCGCCCTGGAGCCGCGCGCGGCCCGCCGCTGTCACACCATGCTCAACTCCCTGCACTCGACGCACTACTTCTCGCCCGACCTGGGCCGGGAGCTGGGCGCGCTGGGCGTCACGCATCCCCGGGCCGTGAACTTCGCGGTGCGGGCGGCCGCGCTGGGCCCGGTCGGGGCCGGCACGGTGACGGCGACCTTCTACAACTACAAGCACGAGCTGGTGGCCGAGCACGTGCCCGCGGTGTGGACGACGGCCACGCCCGAGCAGGTCCTGGCGGCCCGCGCCCGTGCGGTCGACGTGACGCTGCGGCGTCTGCTGGGCGAGGAGACGGTGGCCTGCGCGGACATGGCCGAGGCCGCCCGACTCGCCCTGCGCGCCGCCGAGGCCTGTTCGCGCAGTGCCCGGCCGCTGTACTCCGCGCACGCCGACCTGCCCGTGCCCGAGGAGCCGCACCTGGCGTACTGGCACGCGGCCACGCTGCTGCGCGAGCACCGCGGCGACGGGCACCTCGCCGTCCTGATGGCCGTGGGGCTCGACGGCCTGGAGGCGATGGTGACCCACACGGCGACCGGCAAGGGCATGACCCCGAAGTGGGTCTCCGGCACCCGCGGCTGGACCCGGGAGGACTGGGACGCGGCAGTGGGGCGGCTGCGCGAGCGCGGTGTGCTGGACGAGAGCGGTGAGCTGACGGAGCAGGGCCGCGTACTCCGCGAGGAGATCGAGCAGGAGACGGACCGCCTGGACCGGGCCCCCTACGAGCACCTCGGCGCGGACGGCGTCACGCGCCTGACCGAGCTCGGCGCGGGATTCGCACGCACCGCGCTCGCCGCCGGCGCCTTCCCGGCGGACCTGATCGGGAAGAACTGA
- a CDS encoding GlxA family transcriptional regulator, whose amino-acid sequence MAQRTLLVVLFDGVQSLDITGPVEVFAGAETHTPGSYRIRTASLDGAPVRTSSGLTLVPDESLGDVPAPHTLLVPGGQGTRVPDPRLTDWLREHGPRAERLVSVCTGAIRLAQAGLLDGRRVTTHWAYCEKLARDHPAIRVEPDPIYIRDGQVFTSAGVTSGIDLALALVEEDLGRDVALAIARHLVVFLRRPGNQAQFSAQLAAQTAQREPLREVQRWITEHPGADLTVDALAERARLSPRHFARAFHAETGMPPGRYVDRVRLEHARRLLEDTTHGIEEISRTSGYGTPEAMRRAFVKTLGSAPTEYRRRFHPTPAH is encoded by the coding sequence ATGGCGCAGCGAACCCTTCTCGTCGTCCTCTTCGACGGCGTTCAGAGTCTCGACATCACCGGCCCTGTCGAGGTCTTCGCCGGGGCCGAGACCCACACCCCGGGCAGCTACCGCATCCGTACGGCCTCGCTGGACGGGGCTCCGGTGCGCACCTCCAGCGGCCTGACCCTCGTACCGGACGAGTCCCTCGGGGACGTGCCCGCGCCGCACACCCTTCTTGTCCCGGGCGGCCAGGGCACCCGTGTTCCCGATCCGCGCCTGACCGACTGGCTGCGTGAGCACGGTCCGCGCGCCGAGCGGCTGGTGTCCGTGTGCACCGGCGCGATCCGGCTCGCCCAGGCGGGCCTGCTGGACGGCCGCCGGGTCACCACCCACTGGGCGTACTGCGAGAAACTCGCCCGCGACCACCCGGCGATCCGGGTCGAACCCGATCCGATCTACATCCGCGACGGACAGGTCTTCACCTCCGCGGGTGTCACCTCCGGCATCGATCTCGCCCTCGCCCTGGTCGAGGAGGACCTGGGCCGGGACGTGGCGCTCGCCATCGCCCGTCACCTGGTCGTCTTCCTGCGCCGGCCGGGCAACCAGGCCCAGTTCAGCGCCCAGCTCGCCGCCCAGACGGCCCAGCGGGAACCGCTGCGCGAGGTCCAGCGGTGGATCACCGAGCACCCCGGCGCCGACCTGACCGTCGACGCCCTCGCCGAGCGCGCCCGCCTCTCCCCGCGCCACTTCGCCCGCGCCTTCCACGCCGAGACCGGCATGCCCCCGGGCCGCTACGTCGACCGCGTCCGCCTCGAACACGCCCGCCGCCTCCTGGAGGACACCACCCACGGCATCGAGGAGATCTCCCGCACCAGCGGCTACGGCACCCCCGAGGCCATGCGCCGAGCCTTCGTCAAAACCCTCGGCTCGGCCCCCACGGAATACCGCCGCCGCTTCCACCCGACTCCGGCCCACTGA
- a CDS encoding DJ-1/PfpI family protein — MQIAIVLFDRFTALDAVGPYETLGRLPGAETVFVAERTGPVRTETGNLAITADRTLAEVPDPDILVVPGGPGQTPQMENAALLDWLRTADATSAWTTSVCTGSLLLAAAGLLEGRRATSHWLALDFLKRFGAEVTEERVVTDGKYVTAAGVSAGIDMGLTLLGRIAGDEHAQAVQLLTEYDPQPPYDAGSPHKAPAHLVQEFRSRSRFILT; from the coding sequence ATGCAGATCGCCATCGTGCTCTTCGACCGCTTCACCGCCCTGGACGCGGTAGGCCCCTACGAGACCCTGGGACGGCTTCCGGGCGCGGAGACCGTCTTTGTCGCCGAGCGGACCGGTCCGGTGCGTACGGAGACCGGGAACCTCGCCATCACCGCGGACAGGACGCTCGCCGAGGTGCCGGACCCGGACATCCTGGTCGTGCCGGGCGGCCCCGGCCAGACCCCGCAGATGGAGAACGCGGCGCTGCTGGACTGGCTGCGCACCGCGGACGCCACGAGCGCCTGGACCACGTCGGTGTGCACCGGCTCCCTGCTGCTGGCGGCCGCGGGGCTCCTGGAGGGCCGCCGCGCGACCTCGCACTGGCTCGCGCTGGACTTCCTGAAGCGGTTCGGCGCAGAGGTGACCGAGGAGAGGGTGGTGACGGACGGCAAGTACGTCACCGCGGCCGGTGTCTCCGCCGGCATCGACATGGGCCTCACCCTGCTCGGCCGGATCGCGGGCGACGAACACGCCCAGGCCGTCCAGCTGTTGACCGAGTACGACCCGCAGCCGCCCTACGACGCCGGTTCCCCGCACAAGGCCCCGGCCCACCTGGTCCAGGAGTTCCGGTCCAGGAGCCGCTTCATCCTGACGTAG
- a CDS encoding enoyl-CoA hydratase/isomerase family protein, whose protein sequence is MEPQLLHDVVDSVATVVVHHPAKRNAMTAAMWRALPPLLDTLAADPGVRALVLTGAGGTFCAGADISTLRQSPEEAQGLAVLAEEALAAFPKPTLAAIRGHCVGGGSQLAAACDLRFAEEGALFGVTPAKLGIVYPASSTRRLVALVGPATTKYLLYSGELIDAQRALRTGLVDEVAAVGELGKRVAEFTRILASRSQLTQAAAKEFADGRADRDAYWAEQARGSGDTAEGVAAFLERRPPRFTWTTSG, encoded by the coding sequence ATGGAGCCGCAGCTGTTGCACGACGTCGTCGACTCGGTCGCCACCGTCGTCGTCCACCACCCGGCCAAGCGCAACGCCATGACGGCGGCGATGTGGCGGGCGCTGCCGCCGTTGCTCGACACCCTGGCCGCCGATCCGGGCGTACGGGCTCTGGTGCTGACCGGTGCGGGCGGGACGTTCTGCGCGGGGGCCGACATCTCCACGCTGCGTCAGTCGCCCGAGGAGGCGCAGGGGCTCGCGGTGCTGGCCGAGGAGGCTCTCGCGGCCTTCCCCAAGCCGACGCTGGCGGCGATCCGCGGTCACTGCGTGGGCGGCGGGTCGCAGCTCGCGGCGGCCTGCGATCTGCGGTTCGCCGAGGAGGGGGCGCTGTTCGGGGTGACGCCGGCGAAGCTCGGGATCGTGTATCCGGCGTCCTCCACCCGGCGGTTGGTGGCGCTGGTGGGTCCGGCGACGACCAAGTACCTGTTGTACTCCGGGGAGTTGATCGACGCGCAGCGGGCGCTGCGTACGGGCCTGGTGGACGAGGTGGCGGCGGTGGGCGAACTGGGCAAGCGGGTCGCGGAGTTCACCCGGATTCTGGCGTCCCGGTCGCAGCTGACGCAGGCCGCGGCGAAGGAGTTCGCCGACGGGCGCGCCGACCGGGACGCCTACTGGGCCGAGCAGGCACGCGGCAGCGGCGACACCGCGGAGGGGGTCGCCGCGTTCCTGGAGCGCAGGCCTCCGCGCTTCACATGGACTACGTCAGGATGA
- a CDS encoding HdeD family acid-resistance protein — protein MARSTQPKSETQKLSRGFGWLAALGVLLVLAGLVGLIYTGVATLTSMFLFGWLLLIGGAVGLLHAIQARGTNFFWLGVVVAALNIAAGAVILRRPEAAAEALTMFAALLFLTGGVFRLVGSVVVRGPQFGWTLVQGAFGLLLGILVLASWPSSSKYVIGSFFSLALLFDGLGLIATGFGGRRIVGIVSEQLTGQDGRRDEPDEAATKPVPSE, from the coding sequence ATGGCCAGGTCCACCCAGCCGAAGAGCGAGACGCAGAAGCTGAGCCGCGGTTTCGGCTGGCTCGCCGCACTCGGCGTGCTGCTCGTCCTCGCCGGACTCGTCGGGCTGATCTACACCGGCGTGGCCACCCTGACCTCGATGTTCCTCTTCGGCTGGCTGCTGCTGATCGGCGGCGCGGTCGGCCTGCTGCACGCGATCCAGGCGCGCGGCACCAACTTCTTCTGGCTCGGCGTGGTGGTCGCGGCCCTGAACATCGCGGCCGGCGCGGTGATCCTCCGCAGGCCGGAGGCCGCGGCCGAGGCGCTGACCATGTTCGCCGCCCTGCTCTTCCTCACCGGCGGGGTGTTCCGGCTGGTGGGCAGCGTGGTGGTGCGCGGACCGCAGTTCGGCTGGACCCTCGTCCAGGGCGCCTTCGGTCTCCTGCTGGGCATCCTGGTCCTGGCCTCCTGGCCGAGCAGCAGCAAGTACGTCATCGGCAGCTTCTTCTCCCTCGCCCTGCTCTTCGACGGCCTCGGCCTGATCGCCACCGGCTTCGGCGGTCGCCGTATCGTCGGCATCGTCTCCGAGCAGCTGACCGGGCAGGACGGCCGGCGGGACGAACCGGACGAGGCCGCCACGAAACCCGTACCGTCCGAATAG